AGCTTGTAGCACTCGGATACCCGGTGCTATTGGGGACATCACGGAAAAAGTTCATAGGTAAAGCACTTGGCGATATGCCGGTAACGGAGCGGATGGAAGGAACGGCGGCGACAGTAGCACTCGGTGTAGAGCGAGGGTGTCGTATTGTTCGGGTGCATGACGTAAAGCCGATCGTACGTGTCTGTCGTATGATGGATGCGATGCTGTATGACTGGCAGCAAGATAAGGAGTGACGCTAAATGGACAGGATTTTGTTCAATAAGATGGAGTTCTGGGGTTATCATGGCGCTTTTAAGGAGGAGAACAAGCTTGGACAGCGTTTCTATGTAGATTTGGAGCTTTATTTCGATTTATCGAAGGCCGGTCGTAGCGATAATTTGGAAGATACAGTGAACTATGCGGATATCTACAAGACGGCGCAGCAAATCGTTGAGAAGGAAAAATACGAATTGGTGGAAGCCATTGCGGAGCGTCTGGCGACGAAGATCCTGGATGGATACATGTTAATTGATGAAGTGCTTGTCCGCGTAACTAAGCCGGATCCTCCGATACCCGGTCATTACGAATCCGTAGCGATAGAGATTCGGCGCAGTCGGGCGGGACATAATGCATAATCGGCTCAACCGGGCATTTCTAGGTCTGGGTTCAAATATTGGCGATAGAGAAAATATTCTTAGCAGAGCGGTGTATCTAATTCATCAAGTAATTGGTGTAGAGGTCCTACAAAGCTCTTCCCTTTATGAAACCGATCCGGTGGGATACACAGATCAGGATGT
This sequence is a window from Aneurinibacillus migulanus. Protein-coding genes within it:
- the folB gene encoding dihydroneopterin aldolase, with the translated sequence MDRILFNKMEFWGYHGAFKEENKLGQRFYVDLELYFDLSKAGRSDNLEDTVNYADIYKTAQQIVEKEKYELVEAIAERLATKILDGYMLIDEVLVRVTKPDPPIPGHYESVAIEIRRSRAGHNA